The genomic segment TGTACATTTCGTCAAAATAGTTAGATGCAAAGAAAAGTTCATCCCAATGACCACCAAGCCATTGTACATCTTCTTTAATTGATTCAACATATTCTGTATCTTCTTTAACAGGGTTAGTATCATCAAATCTTAAATGAGTTTTTCCTTTAAACTCATCAGCCAAACCAAAATTTAAAAGAATTGATTTAGCGTGGCCTATATGTAAGTAACCGTTAGGTTCTGGTGGAAAACGAGTAATTATCTCTTTATGCTTTCCGCTTTCTAGATCTTCTACAACGATATTTCTTATAAAATTAGAAGAATTTATTTCGTTTGACATAGTCTTACCTCACTTATAAGTGTATTTAAATTAAGAAAAGAATATTTACTTGAAGTAGTATTCCCTCTTAACTATATTGTTATTTTTGCTTAATAATAATTTTAATCTAATATAAAGAAAAAATAAAGATAAAATTATTTAAATTGCCTAAAGTTGCTAAACATGAGCTTTAATAAACTTAAATTTAGTTTTAATTTTATTATTATACATATTACTATGGAAAATAAAACGTAGGATAATTCGTGTATTATAATATTAACATTTTTAATAACATTGTTTAGGATTTGCTTTGTTTTGAGATAGTTTCTTACAAAAGAGATTGTAGCAGTATTCAGTATTAGTATTTAGTGAATTTATTTCAATAATAATTATGATTTAAATTAAAAAATGAATTGAATATTTTATTGAATTGATGTAAACTGACTATTAGTTAAAAGATTAGCTTATAATCAGCTTTGCACACGTGAAACTATTATTTAAGTTAATGGAATTATTGCAAGTAATTTGGCCTATAATTCCAAAAATAATTTTGAAAATTAAAGGAGAAGTATGAAGAAATTATTAGCACTTATAATTAGAATGACATTCGGATTTTTATTATGCGCATTAGGAACTGTGTTGGCTCTTAATTCAAATCTAGGATTAAGTCCATGGGATGTATTTCACCAAGGATTAACAAATGTAACTAGTTTAACTATTGGACAGGCAAGCATTATAGTTGGAATAATAATAGTAGCAATTACAAGTATTTTAGGGCTTAAAGTTGGGATGGGAACTATAGCGAATATGATAGTGATTGGATGTTTTATAGATTTAATCATACATTCTAAAATTATTCCAGTTTGTAATAACATATATACAGGCATAATAATGTTAATTGGAAGCTTATTTGTTACAGCTTTAGGAAGCTATTTGTATATTGGATGTGAAATGGGATGTGGTCCTAGAGATGGTCTTATGATTGCATTAGTTAAGCGTACAGGTAAACCAATTGGAATAATACGACTATTTATAGAAGCGGGAGCGCTAATTATTGGATGGATTCTAGGCGGTTTTGTCGGAATTGGAACGTTAGTCACTGCCATTGGAATCGGATATTGCGTACAGTTAATTTATAAAGTATTTGGATTTGATATAAAGGAGCTAAAGCATAGGAATATAAAAGAAGGGTTAAAGTTTGTTAATGAATGTATAACCATATGCACAGTAATTCAAAGTAAGTGAAAAATTTTATGGTAGTATAATTTAGATGTTATCGCAAAATTTTTAAGATATATTTATAACATTTATTTAAGGTGAGAAGATTTTTATGTGAATTTCCTCACCTTAATTTTTTAGTAGACTTTAATAAGAAATTTATAGTATATTATAACTGGTCAATATAATTCCAAAACTAGTTATTAAGTTAAATATAAACATATACTTGAAAATTAACATAAATATATATATAATATACATAGCAACAAATTAATAGTTATAAAAAACAGCGATGATAAAAACTACGATTTATAAATTTCTTCAGAGAGCCGATGGGTGGTGCGAATCGGTGAAAGGTTAAATCTTTCCACTTTTGGAGCTGTGCGTGATAAATGCAAAGGTTAGTAACCTATATAATACTAGTGTCGAGGGGCTGGTTGTAATATTAACCAGCAATTTGGGTGGCAACGCGGATTATTCCGTCCCAATTATATATTGGGATGGTTTTTTTATTTTTTGAAATAATAATATATATATTTAATCAGGAGGGAAAAAAATGTTAGACATTAAATTCGTAAGAGAAAATCCAGAGATTGTTAAACAAAACATAAAAAATAAGTTTCAAGATAATAAGTTGGGGTTAGTAGATGAAGTATTAACTTTAGATATTGAACTTAGAAAAGTTAAGCAAGAAGTAGAAGCTTTAAGAGCTGATAGAAATAAGTTATCAAAACAAATTGGTGGATTAATGGCTCAAGGTAAAAAAGAAGAAGCCGAGGAAATAAAGAAAAAAGTTAATGCCGATTCAGAAAGAATGGCTGAGTTAGACGTTAAAGAAAAAGAACTAGAAGAAAAAGTTAAAGTTATCATGATGACTATTCCAAACATAATAGATCCAAGTGTTCCAATTGGTAAAGATGATAGCGAAAATGTAGAAGTAGAAAAGTTTGGGGAACCAGTTGTTCCAGATTTCGAAATTCCATACCATACAGATATTATGGAAAAATTAAGTGGTATTGATTTAGATAGTGCTAGAAAAGTAGCAGGTAATGGTTTCTATTACTTAATGGGAAATATAGCTAGACTTCACTCAGCTGTGATTTCTTATGCAAGAGACTTTATGATAAATAGAGGATTTACATATTGTATTCCACCTTTTATGATTCGTAGCCAGGTTGTAACTGGAGTTATGAGTTTTGCTGAAATGGATGCTATGATGTACAAAATTGAAGGTGAAGATTTATACTTAATAGGAACAAGTGAACATTCTATGATTGGTAAATTTATAGATACAATATTACCAGAAACTTCACTTCCTCAAACTTTGACTAGTTATTCACCTTGCTTTAGAAAAGAAAAAGGGGCACATGGTATAGAAGAAAGAGGAGTATACAGAATTCATCAATTTGAAAAGCAAGAAATGGTTGTTGTATGTAAGCCAGAAGACAGCATGACTTGGTATGATAAAATGTGGAAAGATACAGTAGATCTATTCCGTTCTTTAGATATACCAGTGAGGACTTTAGAATGTTGCTCAGGTGATTTAGCAGATTTAAAAGTAAAATCAGTAGACGTAGAAGCATGGTCTCCAAGACAAAAGAAATACTTCGAAGTAGGAAGCTGTTCTAATTTAGGGGATGCACAAGCTCGTCGTTTAAAAATCCGTGTAGATGGTAAAGATGGTAAGTACTTTGCGCATACATTGAATAATACAGTAGTTGCACCACCAAGAATGCTTATTGCATTTTTAGAAAACAACTTAAATGAGGATGGATCTGTAAATATTCCAGTTGCATTGCAACCATATATGGGTGGTATGACAGTAATTAAATAGAGTAAAATAAATCAGATATATATAAATTTAGAAAGACAACAAATTAAAGAGGTATTAAGCTCATTAATTTGCTGTCTTTTTCATACAGTAAAATATTATTAAATATTTTCAATAATATTTTGGGTAGTTAATTAAGATATTATACATAGTAGTGATTAAGAATTATAAGAACAGTTTACATAATATTACTTTAGTATAAAACAGAAATTCTAAAGAAATTGAAATATATACATATAAAAGCAAAAGTTACTGACAATGTGATATAAATCACGCTAAAAATTCAGCACAATGGTTATAATATTATCATCTAAGAAGAAGTTTAGATAATAATATTAAGGGAGGAATTAATTATGTCAAGTTTTGCTGTTAGTATAGATGTTAGAATTTATGAAAGAGGTCATAAAAAGGAGATTATATTTAAAGCTTTTGAAGAGCTTGAACAGGGTGAAACAATGGAGCTTATAAATGATCATGATCCTCGTCCGCTTTATCAGCAGTTTATAGTTAACTTTCCAGAGCACTTTGAGTGGAAATATTTAGAGCAGGGACCTGAAATATGGAGAATAGGTATCACAAAGAAATAAGGCACATTCAATAAGAGAGAAAAGGAGTTGTTTTTATAATATGCCATTTATAAATAAAGATTTATACCAATTTAATAGCTATGTTGAACCAATTAACCTTACATTTCATCAGTATTTGTTATTAGGGGATGAACCATTATTAATCCATACAGGGAACGTTATGCAGGCAGAAGCTTTGCTGCCAGAATTAAAAGATGTACTTAGTGGTAAAGAGCTAAAGTATGTTTTTATTTCACATTTTGAGGCGGATGAATGTGGGGGATTATCATTAATATTAGAACATTTTCCTAAAGCTAAAACAATTTGCTCTGAAGTTACAGCGCGTCAGTTAAATGGTTTTGGAATAAAAGCAGAAATTATTACTAAGAAAGCAGAGGAAACTTTAAATACTGATAATTATGAGTTAGAGTTTATAAATTATCCTTCTGAAATGCATCTTTGGGATGGATTATTAGTTATAGAAAATAAACGTAGGATATTTTTTAGCAGTGATTTGATGTTTGCGTTGGGAAAAGAAATAGGCACAGTAAAAGAATCTGATTGGAATACAGAAGTAAACAGCATTAAGCAAGAACAAATACCAGACAATAATAAGCTGGAAGATTTACAAGAGACTTTAAAAAAGTTAAAGCCTGACTTTATAGCTACAGGCCATGGGCCATGTCTTAAACTAAACTAAAATAAAGGTTATATTTAAGAAGGAAATTTGTTCTTAAATATAACCTTTTTGTTTTGAATTAAATATTGAATATTATAAGAAATAATATATTATAATTTAATATTTTGAATTCTGATTTAAATCACATTATTTGTCTTCCTATTTTTAAAATTACGTAACCATTGTTACAGATTTAAGCAGAGTATTTTAGTAATATATATCTGTAGCATAGAGCTAATATAGAAATTAAAAAATATTAATTTTATTTTAGTAACGTATGTTACAGAAGTGATACTGGCAATATAGTAAACTCTAAATTGTCAAAGTTAAGAGAGATTAACAAGAAATTATTAATTATTTATATAAAAAGAAAAATAGGAAATAGGAGGACATAATATGTCAATGTTTTGTTATCAATGTCAAGAAACAGCTGGATGTAAGGGCTGTACTAAAGTAGGGGTATGCGGTAAGGATGAGTATGTAGCAAAAGCTCAAGACTTATTAATGTATGCAACTAAAGGACTAGCTATAGTAAGTAATGAAGGAAGAAAAGTTGGAGTTAAAGATAGTAAAGTTGATAAATATATAACAGAAAACTTATTCACAACAATTACAAACGCTAATTTTGATAGAGATTCTATTTTAGATAGAGTTAAAGAAACTTTAAAATTAAGAGAAGAATTAAAAGCTAAAGTAATTAGCTCTGGTGGTAAAGTTGGAGAAGTAAAAGTAACTGGTGGTTTCTTCAAGAAAATATTCGGAATGCAAACTACAGAAATGATTATGCCAGAAGCAGCTACTTGGACAGCTGACAATACAATAGAATTTGATGAAAAAGCAGAAAAAGTTGGAGTTCTTGCAACTGAAAATGAAGATATAAGAAGCTTAAGAGAACTTATCACTTATGGATTAAAAGGATTATCTGCTTACATGAAGCATGCTATGAACTTAAAATATAATAATGAAGAAGTTCATGCATTTATGGCAAAAGCATTAGCTGCTACAATAGATGATACATTAACAGTTGATGATTATGTAGCATTAGCATTAGAAGCAGGTAAATTTGGTGTAGACGGTATGGCATTACTTGATAAAGCTAATACTGAAAGTTATGGACATCCAGAAATAACAACTGTTGATATCGGAGTCAGAACTAATCCAGGAATATTAATTTCAGGACATGATTTAAAAGATTTAGAAATGTTACTTGAGCAAACAGAAGGTACTGGAGTAGATGTATATACTCACGGAGAAATGCTTGCAGGACAATATTATCCTAAGTTTAAGAAGTATTCTCACTTTGCAGGAAACTATGGTAATGCATGGTGGAAACAAAAAGAAGAATTCGAAAAATTCAATGGACCAATCCTTATGACTACAAACTGTATAGTTATACCAAAGAATTCATATAAGAACAGATTATTTACAACAGGTGCTACAGGAATGCCAGGATGTCCTCATATTGAACCTAAAGCTGACGGAACAAAGGACTTCTCAAAAGTTATAGAAATGGCTAAAAAATGTAAAGCTCCTACTGAAATAGAAAAAGGACAAATAGTTGGTGGATTTGCTCATAACCAAGTTTTAGCTTTAGCTGATAAAGTTGTAGATGCAGTTAAATCTGGTGCTATAAAGAGATTCTTTGTAATGGCAGGCTGTGATGGTAGAGCTAAATCAAGAGATTACTATGCAGAATTCGCACAAAAGTTACCAATGGATACAGTTATATTAACAGCAGGTTGTGCTAAGTATAAATATAACAAGTTAAACTTGGGTGATATTGGAGGAATTCCAAGAGTATTAGATGCAGGGCAATGTAATGATTCATATTCATTAGTTGTTATAGCACTTAAACTTCAAGAAGTATTTGGATTAAAGAGTGTAAATGAATTACCTATTTCATACAACATAGCTTGGTATGAACAAAAAGCTGTAATAGTATTATTATCATTATTACACTTAGGAGTTAAAAACATTCACTTAGGACCAACACTTCCAGCATTCCTTTCACCAAATGTTGCTAAAGTATTAGTAGACAACTTCGGAATTGGTGGAATAACTAATGTAGATGATGACATGAAGATGTTTATGGAAGCATAAAAATAATTTGTGGTAAATTACAATGGCAAATAAAATAAGTTCGATCAAATAAGAAAACACCCTATTTAATAATCTACAATATATTTAAAGTATATAATCCTAGTAGCATGATTGCTGCTAGGATTTTTTTTATAATGTTTTTAAAAGAATTTATTTTAATTTTTAATATCCTTTTAGGGATTATGCAGATATTGAGCGATCTATTTTCACTAATAGAGAAATTTTCATATTTTTATATATTTATAGATTAATAGTTTTATATAAAAATATGAAAAAATATAAAAATAAATATATGTTTATATATTCCTATAAACATTTTTTTCTATATAAATATGAAAATATATAAATATTTATAGGAAACATCAGGGGTAAGAGAGTAGAGAAGACTAAATAGTAGAGAAACTACTTAGTGTCTGCGTAAAATGAACTTTTAA from the Clostridium beijerinckii genome contains:
- a CDS encoding YczE/YyaS/YitT family protein → MKKLLALIIRMTFGFLLCALGTVLALNSNLGLSPWDVFHQGLTNVTSLTIGQASIIVGIIIVAITSILGLKVGMGTIANMIVIGCFIDLIIHSKIIPVCNNIYTGIIMLIGSLFVTALGSYLYIGCEMGCGPRDGLMIALVKRTGKPIGIIRLFIEAGALIIGWILGGFVGIGTLVTAIGIGYCVQLIYKVFGFDIKELKHRNIKEGLKFVNECITICTVIQSK
- the serS gene encoding serine--tRNA ligase, which translates into the protein MLDIKFVRENPEIVKQNIKNKFQDNKLGLVDEVLTLDIELRKVKQEVEALRADRNKLSKQIGGLMAQGKKEEAEEIKKKVNADSERMAELDVKEKELEEKVKVIMMTIPNIIDPSVPIGKDDSENVEVEKFGEPVVPDFEIPYHTDIMEKLSGIDLDSARKVAGNGFYYLMGNIARLHSAVISYARDFMINRGFTYCIPPFMIRSQVVTGVMSFAEMDAMMYKIEGEDLYLIGTSEHSMIGKFIDTILPETSLPQTLTSYSPCFRKEKGAHGIEERGVYRIHQFEKQEMVVVCKPEDSMTWYDKMWKDTVDLFRSLDIPVRTLECCSGDLADLKVKSVDVEAWSPRQKKYFEVGSCSNLGDAQARRLKIRVDGKDGKYFAHTLNNTVVAPPRMLIAFLENNLNEDGSVNIPVALQPYMGGMTVIK
- a CDS encoding DUF2249 domain-containing protein, coding for MSSFAVSIDVRIYERGHKKEIIFKAFEELEQGETMELINDHDPRPLYQQFIVNFPEHFEWKYLEQGPEIWRIGITKK
- a CDS encoding MBL fold metallo-hydrolase, which produces MPFINKDLYQFNSYVEPINLTFHQYLLLGDEPLLIHTGNVMQAEALLPELKDVLSGKELKYVFISHFEADECGGLSLILEHFPKAKTICSEVTARQLNGFGIKAEIITKKAEETLNTDNYELEFINYPSEMHLWDGLLVIENKRRIFFSSDLMFALGKEIGTVKESDWNTEVNSIKQEQIPDNNKLEDLQETLKKLKPDFIATGHGPCLKLN
- the hcp gene encoding hydroxylamine reductase, whose product is MSMFCYQCQETAGCKGCTKVGVCGKDEYVAKAQDLLMYATKGLAIVSNEGRKVGVKDSKVDKYITENLFTTITNANFDRDSILDRVKETLKLREELKAKVISSGGKVGEVKVTGGFFKKIFGMQTTEMIMPEAATWTADNTIEFDEKAEKVGVLATENEDIRSLRELITYGLKGLSAYMKHAMNLKYNNEEVHAFMAKALAATIDDTLTVDDYVALALEAGKFGVDGMALLDKANTESYGHPEITTVDIGVRTNPGILISGHDLKDLEMLLEQTEGTGVDVYTHGEMLAGQYYPKFKKYSHFAGNYGNAWWKQKEEFEKFNGPILMTTNCIVIPKNSYKNRLFTTGATGMPGCPHIEPKADGTKDFSKVIEMAKKCKAPTEIEKGQIVGGFAHNQVLALADKVVDAVKSGAIKRFFVMAGCDGRAKSRDYYAEFAQKLPMDTVILTAGCAKYKYNKLNLGDIGGIPRVLDAGQCNDSYSLVVIALKLQEVFGLKSVNELPISYNIAWYEQKAVIVLLSLLHLGVKNIHLGPTLPAFLSPNVAKVLVDNFGIGGITNVDDDMKMFMEA